The following proteins are co-located in the Bacteroidota bacterium genome:
- the acs gene encoding acetate--CoA ligase has product MSFKINSFEEYQSAYQRSVADPEGFWGDVAGHFDWRKPWDKVLDWTFEGPDVKWFTNAKLNITENCLDRHLATRGNQVALIWEPNDITEKAKHFTYKELHAQVCRMANVLKRNGVQKGDRVCLYMPMIPELMISVLACARIGAVHSVVFAGFSANSLADRIQDAACKVVLTSDGIARGAKQTPAKRVVDDAIAHCPTVERVIVVDRCGWTPHMEAGRDVWLHDELQHVGDDCPAEEMDAEDLLFILYTSGSTGKPKGVVHTCGGYMVYAGYTFQNVFQYAENDVFWCTADIGWVTGHSYITYGPLLCGATTVMFEGIPTHPDPGRFWQVIDKHGVTIFYTAPTAIRALMALPLDHVLSYSLDSLRLLGTVGEPINVEAWNWYNVHVGKERCPIVDTWWQTETGGVMISGMGGHHPMKPSFAGLPLPGIQPCLLDGEGKEILENGVEGYLTVKFPWPSILRTTYGDHVRCYNTYFSAFKGHYFTGDSARRDEDGMYRIIGRVDDVINVSGHRLGTAEIENAINLDSHVVESAVVGYPHPIKGQGIYAFVICKQFPDDQELTRGEIIETVVREIGKIAKPEKIQFVHGLPKTRSGKIMRRILRKVAEGETESLGDTSTLLDPLVVDEIIRGAL; this is encoded by the coding sequence ATGAGTTTCAAGATCAATTCATTCGAGGAATACCAATCGGCCTACCAACGCAGTGTCGCTGATCCTGAGGGATTTTGGGGCGATGTCGCGGGCCATTTTGACTGGCGCAAACCTTGGGACAAGGTGCTCGATTGGACTTTTGAAGGGCCGGATGTGAAATGGTTCACCAATGCCAAGCTCAACATCACGGAAAATTGCCTCGACCGGCACCTCGCCACGCGCGGCAATCAGGTTGCCTTGATCTGGGAACCCAACGACATCACCGAAAAAGCCAAACACTTCACTTACAAGGAACTCCATGCACAAGTCTGCCGCATGGCCAACGTCCTGAAGCGCAACGGCGTGCAAAAAGGCGACCGCGTCTGCCTCTACATGCCGATGATCCCCGAGCTCATGATCTCGGTCCTCGCCTGCGCCCGTATCGGCGCGGTGCATTCGGTCGTCTTCGCCGGATTCTCGGCAAATTCCTTGGCGGATCGCATACAAGATGCTGCCTGCAAGGTCGTGCTCACGAGCGACGGCATCGCCCGCGGGGCTAAGCAGACGCCCGCAAAGCGCGTCGTGGATGATGCCATCGCACATTGCCCGACCGTCGAACGCGTCATTGTGGTGGACCGCTGCGGCTGGACACCTCACATGGAGGCCGGCCGCGATGTTTGGCTCCATGACGAACTCCAACATGTCGGCGACGACTGTCCCGCTGAGGAAATGGATGCCGAGGATCTGCTCTTCATCCTTTACACAAGCGGCTCCACGGGCAAACCCAAGGGCGTCGTCCACACCTGCGGCGGCTACATGGTCTATGCGGGCTATACCTTCCAAAACGTCTTCCAATACGCTGAAAACGATGTTTTCTGGTGCACTGCCGACATCGGCTGGGTCACGGGACATAGTTATATCACCTACGGACCGCTGCTTTGCGGCGCGACGACGGTCATGTTTGAGGGCATTCCAACCCATCCCGATCCGGGAAGATTCTGGCAGGTGATTGACAAGCATGGCGTGACGATTTTCTACACGGCGCCGACAGCGATCCGCGCCTTGATGGCTTTGCCGCTTGATCACGTTTTGAGCTACAGCCTCGATTCGTTGCGGCTCCTCGGCACGGTCGGCGAACCGATCAATGTCGAGGCTTGGAATTGGTACAATGTTCACGTCGGCAAGGAGCGTTGCCCGATCGTCGATACTTGGTGGCAGACCGAGACCGGCGGCGTGATGATCTCCGGAATGGGCGGGCACCATCCGATGAAGCCTTCGTTTGCCGGGTTGCCGCTGCCGGGCATTCAACCCTGTTTGTTGGATGGCGAGGGCAAGGAAATCCTGGAGAATGGCGTCGAAGGTTATTTGACCGTCAAGTTCCCTTGGCCTTCCATTTTGCGCACGACTTACGGCGACCATGTTCGTTGTTACAATACCTATTTCAGTGCGTTCAAGGGCCACTATTTCACGGGCGACAGTGCGCGTCGCGATGAAGATGGCATGTACCGCATCATTGGCCGCGTCGACGACGTGATCAATGTCTCAGGACACCGCCTTGGCACCGCCGAAATCGAAAACGCCATCAATCTGGATTCCCATGTCGTCGAATCAGCCGTCGTGGGTTATCCGCATCCGATCAAGGGCCAAGGCATTTACGCCTTCGTGATCTGCAAACAATTCCCTGACGACCAAGAGCTTACACGTGGCGAAATCATCGAGACCGTCGTGAGGGAAATCGGAAAAATCGCCAAACCGGAGAAGATCCAATTCGTCCATGGCTTGCCGAAAACGCGTTCAGGGAAGATCATGCGGCGCATTTTGCGCAAGGTGGCCGAAGGCGAAACGGAGTCCTTGGGCGATACCTCGACGCTGTTGGATCCGTTGGTGGTGGATGAGATCATTCGCGGGGCGTTGTAA